A section of the Lutra lutra chromosome 3, mLutLut1.2, whole genome shotgun sequence genome encodes:
- the BIN1 gene encoding myc box-dependent-interacting protein 1 isoform X5, with product MAEMGSKGVTAGKIASNVQKKLTRAQEKVLQKLGKADETKDEQFEQCVQNFNKQLTEGTRLQKDLRTYLASVKAMHEASKKLNECLQEVYEPDWPGRDEANKIAENNDLLWLDYHQKLVDQALLTMDTYLGQFPDIKSRIAKRGRKLVDYDSARHHYESLQTAKKKDEAKIAKPVSLLEKAAPQWCQGKLQAHLVAQTNLLRNQAEEELIKAQKVFEEMNVDLQEELPSLWNSRVGFYVNTFQSIAGLEENFHKEMSKLNESLNDVLVSLEKQHGSNTFTVKAQPRKKTKLLSRLLRKKNSDNAPAKGNKSPSPPPDGSPAATPEIRVNHEPEPPSSATAGASLPKSPSQLRKGPPVPPPPKHTPSKEVKQEQILSLFDDTFVPEISVTTPSQFEAPGPFSEQASLLDLDFDPLPPVASPVKAPTPSGQPAEASEVAGGTQPAAGAQEPGETAASEAASSSLPAVVVETFSATVNGTVEGGSGAGRLDLPPGFMFKVQAQHDYVATDTDELQLKAGDVVLVIPFQNPEEQDEGWLMGVKESDWNQHKELEKCRGVFPENFTERVQ from the exons GTCCTCCAGAAACTGGGAAAGGCGGATGAGACAAAGGATGAGCAGTTTGAACAGTGTGTCCAGAATTTCAACAAGCAGCTG ACTGAGGGCACTCGACTGCAGAAGGATCTCCGGACCTACCTGGCCTCAGTCAAGG CCATGCACGAGGCCTCCAAGAAACTGAATGAATGTCTGCAGGAGGTGTACGAGCCCGACTGGCCTGGCAGGGATGAAGCCAACAAGATAGCTGAG AACAATGACCTCCTCTGGTTGGATTACCACCAGAAGCTGGTGGACCAGGCGCTGCTGACCATGGACACATACCTGGGCCAGTTCCCTGACATCAAG TCACGCATTGCCAAGCGAGGGCGGAAGCTGGTGGACTATGACAGTGCCCGGCACCATTACGAGTCCCTCCAAACCGCCAAAAAGAAGGATGAAGCCAAAATTGCCAAG cctgtcTCGCTGCTTGAGAAAGCTGCCCCCCAGTGGTGCCAAGGCAAACTGCAGGCTCATCTCGTAGCTCAAACTAACCTGCTCCGAAATCAG GCAGAGGAGGAGCTCATCAAAGCCCAGAAAGTGTTTGAGGAGATGAACGTGGATCTGCAGGAAGAGCTGCCATCCCTGTGGAACAG CCGTGTAGGTTTCTATGTGAACACGTTTCAGAGCATTGCGGGCCTGGAGGAGAACTTCCACAAGGAGATGAGTAAG CTCAACGAGAGCCTCAACGATGTGCTGGTCAGCCTGGAGAAGCAGCACGGGAGCAACACCTTCACAGTCAAGGCCCAGCCCAG aaagaaaactaaactgCTCTCCCGGCTGCTCAGAAAGAAGAACAG TGACAACGCCCCTGCAAAAGGGAACAAGAGCCCTTCGCCTCCGCCAGATGGCTCTCCGGCAGCCACCCCAGAGATCAGAGTCAACCACGAGCCTGAGCCGCCTAGCTCGGCCACAGCCGGGGCATCCCTCCCCAAGTCCCCATCTCAG CTCCGGAAAGGGCCACCAGTCCCTCCGCCTCCCAAACACACCCCGTCCAAGGAGGTCAAGCAGGAGCAGATCCTCAGCCTGTTTGATGACACGTTTGTCCCTGAGATCAGCGTGACCACCCCCTCCCAG TTTGAGGCCCCGGGGCCTTTCTCGGAGCAGGCCAGTCTGCTGGACCTGGACTTTGACCCCCTCCCACCTGTGGCGAGCCCTGTGAAGGCACCCACACCCTCTGGTCAG CCAGCGGAGGCCTCGGAGGTGGCGGGTGGGACCCAACCTGCGGCTGGAGCCCAGGAGCCCGGGGAGACAGCAGCAAGTGAAGCGGCCTCC AGCTCTCTCCCTGCGGTGGTGGTAGAGACCTTCTCAGCAACTGTGAACGGCACCGTGGAGGGTGGCAGCGGGGCGGGACGCTTGGACCTGCCCCCGGGGTTCATGTTCAAG GTGCAGGCCCAGCATGACTATGTGGCCACCGACACGGATGAGCTGCAGCTCAAGGCTGGTGACGTGGTGCTGGTGATCCCCTTCCAGAACCCTGAGGAGCAG GATGAAGGCTGGCTCATGGGCGTGAAGGAGAGTGACTGGAACCAGcacaaggagctggagaaatgcCGGGGCGTCTTTCCCGAGAACTTCACCGAGCGGGTTCAGTGA
- the BIN1 gene encoding myc box-dependent-interacting protein 1 isoform X10 has product MAEMGSKGVTAGKIASNVQKKLTRAQEKVLQKLGKADETKDEQFEQCVQNFNKQLTEGTRLQKDLRTYLASVKAMHEASKKLNECLQEVYEPDWPGRDEANKIAENNDLLWLDYHQKLVDQALLTMDTYLGQFPDIKSRIAKRGRKLVDYDSARHHYESLQTAKKKDEAKIAKPVSLLEKAAPQWCQGKLQAHLVAQTNLLRNQAEEELIKAQKVFEEMNVDLQEELPSLWNSRVGFYVNTFQSIAGLEENFHKEMSKLNESLNDVLVSLEKQHGSNTFTVKAQPSDNAPAKGNKSPSPPPDGSPAATPEIRVNHEPEPPSSATAGASLPKSPSQLRKGPPVPPPPKHTPSKEVKQEQILSLFDDTFVPEISVTTPSQPAEASEVAGGTQPAAGAQEPGETAASEAASSSLPAVVVETFSATVNGTVEGGSGAGRLDLPPGFMFKVQAQHDYVATDTDELQLKAGDVVLVIPFQNPEEQDEGWLMGVKESDWNQHKELEKCRGVFPENFTERVQ; this is encoded by the exons GTCCTCCAGAAACTGGGAAAGGCGGATGAGACAAAGGATGAGCAGTTTGAACAGTGTGTCCAGAATTTCAACAAGCAGCTG ACTGAGGGCACTCGACTGCAGAAGGATCTCCGGACCTACCTGGCCTCAGTCAAGG CCATGCACGAGGCCTCCAAGAAACTGAATGAATGTCTGCAGGAGGTGTACGAGCCCGACTGGCCTGGCAGGGATGAAGCCAACAAGATAGCTGAG AACAATGACCTCCTCTGGTTGGATTACCACCAGAAGCTGGTGGACCAGGCGCTGCTGACCATGGACACATACCTGGGCCAGTTCCCTGACATCAAG TCACGCATTGCCAAGCGAGGGCGGAAGCTGGTGGACTATGACAGTGCCCGGCACCATTACGAGTCCCTCCAAACCGCCAAAAAGAAGGATGAAGCCAAAATTGCCAAG cctgtcTCGCTGCTTGAGAAAGCTGCCCCCCAGTGGTGCCAAGGCAAACTGCAGGCTCATCTCGTAGCTCAAACTAACCTGCTCCGAAATCAG GCAGAGGAGGAGCTCATCAAAGCCCAGAAAGTGTTTGAGGAGATGAACGTGGATCTGCAGGAAGAGCTGCCATCCCTGTGGAACAG CCGTGTAGGTTTCTATGTGAACACGTTTCAGAGCATTGCGGGCCTGGAGGAGAACTTCCACAAGGAGATGAGTAAG CTCAACGAGAGCCTCAACGATGTGCTGGTCAGCCTGGAGAAGCAGCACGGGAGCAACACCTTCACAGTCAAGGCCCAGCCCAG TGACAACGCCCCTGCAAAAGGGAACAAGAGCCCTTCGCCTCCGCCAGATGGCTCTCCGGCAGCCACCCCAGAGATCAGAGTCAACCACGAGCCTGAGCCGCCTAGCTCGGCCACAGCCGGGGCATCCCTCCCCAAGTCCCCATCTCAG CTCCGGAAAGGGCCACCAGTCCCTCCGCCTCCCAAACACACCCCGTCCAAGGAGGTCAAGCAGGAGCAGATCCTCAGCCTGTTTGATGACACGTTTGTCCCTGAGATCAGCGTGACCACCCCCTCCCAG CCAGCGGAGGCCTCGGAGGTGGCGGGTGGGACCCAACCTGCGGCTGGAGCCCAGGAGCCCGGGGAGACAGCAGCAAGTGAAGCGGCCTCC AGCTCTCTCCCTGCGGTGGTGGTAGAGACCTTCTCAGCAACTGTGAACGGCACCGTGGAGGGTGGCAGCGGGGCGGGACGCTTGGACCTGCCCCCGGGGTTCATGTTCAAG GTGCAGGCCCAGCATGACTATGTGGCCACCGACACGGATGAGCTGCAGCTCAAGGCTGGTGACGTGGTGCTGGTGATCCCCTTCCAGAACCCTGAGGAGCAG GATGAAGGCTGGCTCATGGGCGTGAAGGAGAGTGACTGGAACCAGcacaaggagctggagaaatgcCGGGGCGTCTTTCCCGAGAACTTCACCGAGCGGGTTCAGTGA
- the BIN1 gene encoding myc box-dependent-interacting protein 1 isoform X1 — translation MAEMGSKGVTAGKIASNVQKKLTRAQEKVLQKLGKADETKDEQFEQCVQNFNKQLTEGTRLQKDLRTYLASVKAMHEASKKLNECLQEVYEPDWPGRDEANKIAENNDLLWLDYHQKLVDQALLTMDTYLGQFPDIKSRIAKRGRKLVDYDSARHHYESLQTAKKKDEAKIAKPVSLLEKAAPQWCQGKLQAHLVAQTNLLRNQAEEELIKAQKVFEEMNVDLQEELPSLWNSRVGFYVNTFQSIAGLEENFHKEMSKLNESLNDVLVSLEKQHGSNTFTVKAQPRKKTKLLSRLLRKKNSDNAPAKGNKSPSPPPDGSPAATPEIRVNHEPEPPSSATAGASLPKSPSQLRKGPPVPPPPKHTPSKEVKQEQILSLFDDTFVPEISVTTPSQFEAPGPFSEQASLLDLDFDPLPPVASPVKAPTPSGQSIPWDLWEPTESPAGSLPSREPSAAEGTFAVAWPSQTAEPGPAQPAEASEVAGGTQPAAGAQEPGETAASEAASSSLPAVVVETFSATVNGTVEGGSGAGRLDLPPGFMFKVQAQHDYVATDTDELQLKAGDVVLVIPFQNPEEQDEGWLMGVKESDWNQHKELEKCRGVFPENFTERVQ, via the exons GTCCTCCAGAAACTGGGAAAGGCGGATGAGACAAAGGATGAGCAGTTTGAACAGTGTGTCCAGAATTTCAACAAGCAGCTG ACTGAGGGCACTCGACTGCAGAAGGATCTCCGGACCTACCTGGCCTCAGTCAAGG CCATGCACGAGGCCTCCAAGAAACTGAATGAATGTCTGCAGGAGGTGTACGAGCCCGACTGGCCTGGCAGGGATGAAGCCAACAAGATAGCTGAG AACAATGACCTCCTCTGGTTGGATTACCACCAGAAGCTGGTGGACCAGGCGCTGCTGACCATGGACACATACCTGGGCCAGTTCCCTGACATCAAG TCACGCATTGCCAAGCGAGGGCGGAAGCTGGTGGACTATGACAGTGCCCGGCACCATTACGAGTCCCTCCAAACCGCCAAAAAGAAGGATGAAGCCAAAATTGCCAAG cctgtcTCGCTGCTTGAGAAAGCTGCCCCCCAGTGGTGCCAAGGCAAACTGCAGGCTCATCTCGTAGCTCAAACTAACCTGCTCCGAAATCAG GCAGAGGAGGAGCTCATCAAAGCCCAGAAAGTGTTTGAGGAGATGAACGTGGATCTGCAGGAAGAGCTGCCATCCCTGTGGAACAG CCGTGTAGGTTTCTATGTGAACACGTTTCAGAGCATTGCGGGCCTGGAGGAGAACTTCCACAAGGAGATGAGTAAG CTCAACGAGAGCCTCAACGATGTGCTGGTCAGCCTGGAGAAGCAGCACGGGAGCAACACCTTCACAGTCAAGGCCCAGCCCAG aaagaaaactaaactgCTCTCCCGGCTGCTCAGAAAGAAGAACAG TGACAACGCCCCTGCAAAAGGGAACAAGAGCCCTTCGCCTCCGCCAGATGGCTCTCCGGCAGCCACCCCAGAGATCAGAGTCAACCACGAGCCTGAGCCGCCTAGCTCGGCCACAGCCGGGGCATCCCTCCCCAAGTCCCCATCTCAG CTCCGGAAAGGGCCACCAGTCCCTCCGCCTCCCAAACACACCCCGTCCAAGGAGGTCAAGCAGGAGCAGATCCTCAGCCTGTTTGATGACACGTTTGTCCCTGAGATCAGCGTGACCACCCCCTCCCAG TTTGAGGCCCCGGGGCCTTTCTCGGAGCAGGCCAGTCTGCTGGACCTGGACTTTGACCCCCTCCCACCTGTGGCGAGCCCTGTGAAGGCACCCACACCCTCTGGTCAG TCAATTCCATGGGACCTCTGGGAG CCCACAGAGAGTCCGGCTGGCAGCCTGCCTTCCAGGGAGCCCAGCGCTGCCGAGGGCACCTTTGCTGTGGCCTGGCCCAGCCAGACAGCCGAGCCGGGGCCTGCCCAA CCAGCGGAGGCCTCGGAGGTGGCGGGTGGGACCCAACCTGCGGCTGGAGCCCAGGAGCCCGGGGAGACAGCAGCAAGTGAAGCGGCCTCC AGCTCTCTCCCTGCGGTGGTGGTAGAGACCTTCTCAGCAACTGTGAACGGCACCGTGGAGGGTGGCAGCGGGGCGGGACGCTTGGACCTGCCCCCGGGGTTCATGTTCAAG GTGCAGGCCCAGCATGACTATGTGGCCACCGACACGGATGAGCTGCAGCTCAAGGCTGGTGACGTGGTGCTGGTGATCCCCTTCCAGAACCCTGAGGAGCAG GATGAAGGCTGGCTCATGGGCGTGAAGGAGAGTGACTGGAACCAGcacaaggagctggagaaatgcCGGGGCGTCTTTCCCGAGAACTTCACCGAGCGGGTTCAGTGA
- the BIN1 gene encoding myc box-dependent-interacting protein 1 isoform X2 has product MAEMGSKGVTAGKIASNVQKKLTRAQEKVLQKLGKADETKDEQFEQCVQNFNKQLTEGTRLQKDLRTYLASVKAMHEASKKLNECLQEVYEPDWPGRDEANKIAENNDLLWLDYHQKLVDQALLTMDTYLGQFPDIKSRIAKRGRKLVDYDSARHHYESLQTAKKKDEAKIAKPVSLLEKAAPQWCQGKLQAHLVAQTNLLRNQAEEELIKAQKVFEEMNVDLQEELPSLWNSRVGFYVNTFQSIAGLEENFHKEMSKLNESLNDVLVSLEKQHGSNTFTVKAQPSDNAPAKGNKSPSPPPDGSPAATPEIRVNHEPEPPSSATAGASLPKSPSQLRKGPPVPPPPKHTPSKEVKQEQILSLFDDTFVPEISVTTPSQFEAPGPFSEQASLLDLDFDPLPPVASPVKAPTPSGQSIPWDLWEPTESPAGSLPSREPSAAEGTFAVAWPSQTAEPGPAQPAEASEVAGGTQPAAGAQEPGETAASEAASSSLPAVVVETFSATVNGTVEGGSGAGRLDLPPGFMFKVQAQHDYVATDTDELQLKAGDVVLVIPFQNPEEQDEGWLMGVKESDWNQHKELEKCRGVFPENFTERVQ; this is encoded by the exons GTCCTCCAGAAACTGGGAAAGGCGGATGAGACAAAGGATGAGCAGTTTGAACAGTGTGTCCAGAATTTCAACAAGCAGCTG ACTGAGGGCACTCGACTGCAGAAGGATCTCCGGACCTACCTGGCCTCAGTCAAGG CCATGCACGAGGCCTCCAAGAAACTGAATGAATGTCTGCAGGAGGTGTACGAGCCCGACTGGCCTGGCAGGGATGAAGCCAACAAGATAGCTGAG AACAATGACCTCCTCTGGTTGGATTACCACCAGAAGCTGGTGGACCAGGCGCTGCTGACCATGGACACATACCTGGGCCAGTTCCCTGACATCAAG TCACGCATTGCCAAGCGAGGGCGGAAGCTGGTGGACTATGACAGTGCCCGGCACCATTACGAGTCCCTCCAAACCGCCAAAAAGAAGGATGAAGCCAAAATTGCCAAG cctgtcTCGCTGCTTGAGAAAGCTGCCCCCCAGTGGTGCCAAGGCAAACTGCAGGCTCATCTCGTAGCTCAAACTAACCTGCTCCGAAATCAG GCAGAGGAGGAGCTCATCAAAGCCCAGAAAGTGTTTGAGGAGATGAACGTGGATCTGCAGGAAGAGCTGCCATCCCTGTGGAACAG CCGTGTAGGTTTCTATGTGAACACGTTTCAGAGCATTGCGGGCCTGGAGGAGAACTTCCACAAGGAGATGAGTAAG CTCAACGAGAGCCTCAACGATGTGCTGGTCAGCCTGGAGAAGCAGCACGGGAGCAACACCTTCACAGTCAAGGCCCAGCCCAG TGACAACGCCCCTGCAAAAGGGAACAAGAGCCCTTCGCCTCCGCCAGATGGCTCTCCGGCAGCCACCCCAGAGATCAGAGTCAACCACGAGCCTGAGCCGCCTAGCTCGGCCACAGCCGGGGCATCCCTCCCCAAGTCCCCATCTCAG CTCCGGAAAGGGCCACCAGTCCCTCCGCCTCCCAAACACACCCCGTCCAAGGAGGTCAAGCAGGAGCAGATCCTCAGCCTGTTTGATGACACGTTTGTCCCTGAGATCAGCGTGACCACCCCCTCCCAG TTTGAGGCCCCGGGGCCTTTCTCGGAGCAGGCCAGTCTGCTGGACCTGGACTTTGACCCCCTCCCACCTGTGGCGAGCCCTGTGAAGGCACCCACACCCTCTGGTCAG TCAATTCCATGGGACCTCTGGGAG CCCACAGAGAGTCCGGCTGGCAGCCTGCCTTCCAGGGAGCCCAGCGCTGCCGAGGGCACCTTTGCTGTGGCCTGGCCCAGCCAGACAGCCGAGCCGGGGCCTGCCCAA CCAGCGGAGGCCTCGGAGGTGGCGGGTGGGACCCAACCTGCGGCTGGAGCCCAGGAGCCCGGGGAGACAGCAGCAAGTGAAGCGGCCTCC AGCTCTCTCCCTGCGGTGGTGGTAGAGACCTTCTCAGCAACTGTGAACGGCACCGTGGAGGGTGGCAGCGGGGCGGGACGCTTGGACCTGCCCCCGGGGTTCATGTTCAAG GTGCAGGCCCAGCATGACTATGTGGCCACCGACACGGATGAGCTGCAGCTCAAGGCTGGTGACGTGGTGCTGGTGATCCCCTTCCAGAACCCTGAGGAGCAG GATGAAGGCTGGCTCATGGGCGTGAAGGAGAGTGACTGGAACCAGcacaaggagctggagaaatgcCGGGGCGTCTTTCCCGAGAACTTCACCGAGCGGGTTCAGTGA
- the BIN1 gene encoding myc box-dependent-interacting protein 1 isoform X11: MAEMGSKGVTAGKIASNVQKKLTRAQEKVLQKLGKADETKDEQFEQCVQNFNKQLTEGTRLQKDLRTYLASVKAMHEASKKLNECLQEVYEPDWPGRDEANKIAENNDLLWLDYHQKLVDQALLTMDTYLGQFPDIKSRIAKRGRKLVDYDSARHHYESLQTAKKKDEAKIAKPVSLLEKAAPQWCQGKLQAHLVAQTNLLRNQAEEELIKAQKVFEEMNVDLQEELPSLWNSRVGFYVNTFQSIAGLEENFHKEMSKLNESLNDVLVSLEKQHGSNTFTVKAQPSDNAPAKGNKSPSPPPDGSPAATPEIRVNHEPEPPSSATAGASLPKSPSQPTESPAGSLPSREPSAAEGTFAVAWPSQTAEPGPAQPAEASEVAGGTQPAAGAQEPGETAASEAASSSLPAVVVETFSATVNGTVEGGSGAGRLDLPPGFMFKVQAQHDYVATDTDELQLKAGDVVLVIPFQNPEEQDEGWLMGVKESDWNQHKELEKCRGVFPENFTERVQ, from the exons GTCCTCCAGAAACTGGGAAAGGCGGATGAGACAAAGGATGAGCAGTTTGAACAGTGTGTCCAGAATTTCAACAAGCAGCTG ACTGAGGGCACTCGACTGCAGAAGGATCTCCGGACCTACCTGGCCTCAGTCAAGG CCATGCACGAGGCCTCCAAGAAACTGAATGAATGTCTGCAGGAGGTGTACGAGCCCGACTGGCCTGGCAGGGATGAAGCCAACAAGATAGCTGAG AACAATGACCTCCTCTGGTTGGATTACCACCAGAAGCTGGTGGACCAGGCGCTGCTGACCATGGACACATACCTGGGCCAGTTCCCTGACATCAAG TCACGCATTGCCAAGCGAGGGCGGAAGCTGGTGGACTATGACAGTGCCCGGCACCATTACGAGTCCCTCCAAACCGCCAAAAAGAAGGATGAAGCCAAAATTGCCAAG cctgtcTCGCTGCTTGAGAAAGCTGCCCCCCAGTGGTGCCAAGGCAAACTGCAGGCTCATCTCGTAGCTCAAACTAACCTGCTCCGAAATCAG GCAGAGGAGGAGCTCATCAAAGCCCAGAAAGTGTTTGAGGAGATGAACGTGGATCTGCAGGAAGAGCTGCCATCCCTGTGGAACAG CCGTGTAGGTTTCTATGTGAACACGTTTCAGAGCATTGCGGGCCTGGAGGAGAACTTCCACAAGGAGATGAGTAAG CTCAACGAGAGCCTCAACGATGTGCTGGTCAGCCTGGAGAAGCAGCACGGGAGCAACACCTTCACAGTCAAGGCCCAGCCCAG TGACAACGCCCCTGCAAAAGGGAACAAGAGCCCTTCGCCTCCGCCAGATGGCTCTCCGGCAGCCACCCCAGAGATCAGAGTCAACCACGAGCCTGAGCCGCCTAGCTCGGCCACAGCCGGGGCATCCCTCCCCAAGTCCCCATCTCAG CCCACAGAGAGTCCGGCTGGCAGCCTGCCTTCCAGGGAGCCCAGCGCTGCCGAGGGCACCTTTGCTGTGGCCTGGCCCAGCCAGACAGCCGAGCCGGGGCCTGCCCAA CCAGCGGAGGCCTCGGAGGTGGCGGGTGGGACCCAACCTGCGGCTGGAGCCCAGGAGCCCGGGGAGACAGCAGCAAGTGAAGCGGCCTCC AGCTCTCTCCCTGCGGTGGTGGTAGAGACCTTCTCAGCAACTGTGAACGGCACCGTGGAGGGTGGCAGCGGGGCGGGACGCTTGGACCTGCCCCCGGGGTTCATGTTCAAG GTGCAGGCCCAGCATGACTATGTGGCCACCGACACGGATGAGCTGCAGCTCAAGGCTGGTGACGTGGTGCTGGTGATCCCCTTCCAGAACCCTGAGGAGCAG GATGAAGGCTGGCTCATGGGCGTGAAGGAGAGTGACTGGAACCAGcacaaggagctggagaaatgcCGGGGCGTCTTTCCCGAGAACTTCACCGAGCGGGTTCAGTGA
- the BIN1 gene encoding myc box-dependent-interacting protein 1 isoform X15, with product MAEMGSKGVTAGKIASNVQKKLTRAQEKVLQKLGKADETKDEQFEQCVQNFNKQLTEGTRLQKDLRTYLASVKAMHEASKKLNECLQEVYEPDWPGRDEANKIAENNDLLWLDYHQKLVDQALLTMDTYLGQFPDIKSRIAKRGRKLVDYDSARHHYESLQTAKKKDEAKIAKAEEELIKAQKVFEEMNVDLQEELPSLWNSRVGFYVNTFQSIAGLEENFHKEMSKLNESLNDVLVSLEKQHGSNTFTVKAQPSDNAPAKGNKSPSPPPDGSPAATPEIRVNHEPEPPSSATAGASLPKSPSQLRKGPPVPPPPKHTPSKEVKQEQILSLFDDTFVPEISVTTPSQPAEASEVAGGTQPAAGAQEPGETAASEAASSSLPAVVVETFSATVNGTVEGGSGAGRLDLPPGFMFKVQAQHDYVATDTDELQLKAGDVVLVIPFQNPEEQDEGWLMGVKESDWNQHKELEKCRGVFPENFTERVQ from the exons GTCCTCCAGAAACTGGGAAAGGCGGATGAGACAAAGGATGAGCAGTTTGAACAGTGTGTCCAGAATTTCAACAAGCAGCTG ACTGAGGGCACTCGACTGCAGAAGGATCTCCGGACCTACCTGGCCTCAGTCAAGG CCATGCACGAGGCCTCCAAGAAACTGAATGAATGTCTGCAGGAGGTGTACGAGCCCGACTGGCCTGGCAGGGATGAAGCCAACAAGATAGCTGAG AACAATGACCTCCTCTGGTTGGATTACCACCAGAAGCTGGTGGACCAGGCGCTGCTGACCATGGACACATACCTGGGCCAGTTCCCTGACATCAAG TCACGCATTGCCAAGCGAGGGCGGAAGCTGGTGGACTATGACAGTGCCCGGCACCATTACGAGTCCCTCCAAACCGCCAAAAAGAAGGATGAAGCCAAAATTGCCAAG GCAGAGGAGGAGCTCATCAAAGCCCAGAAAGTGTTTGAGGAGATGAACGTGGATCTGCAGGAAGAGCTGCCATCCCTGTGGAACAG CCGTGTAGGTTTCTATGTGAACACGTTTCAGAGCATTGCGGGCCTGGAGGAGAACTTCCACAAGGAGATGAGTAAG CTCAACGAGAGCCTCAACGATGTGCTGGTCAGCCTGGAGAAGCAGCACGGGAGCAACACCTTCACAGTCAAGGCCCAGCCCAG TGACAACGCCCCTGCAAAAGGGAACAAGAGCCCTTCGCCTCCGCCAGATGGCTCTCCGGCAGCCACCCCAGAGATCAGAGTCAACCACGAGCCTGAGCCGCCTAGCTCGGCCACAGCCGGGGCATCCCTCCCCAAGTCCCCATCTCAG CTCCGGAAAGGGCCACCAGTCCCTCCGCCTCCCAAACACACCCCGTCCAAGGAGGTCAAGCAGGAGCAGATCCTCAGCCTGTTTGATGACACGTTTGTCCCTGAGATCAGCGTGACCACCCCCTCCCAG CCAGCGGAGGCCTCGGAGGTGGCGGGTGGGACCCAACCTGCGGCTGGAGCCCAGGAGCCCGGGGAGACAGCAGCAAGTGAAGCGGCCTCC AGCTCTCTCCCTGCGGTGGTGGTAGAGACCTTCTCAGCAACTGTGAACGGCACCGTGGAGGGTGGCAGCGGGGCGGGACGCTTGGACCTGCCCCCGGGGTTCATGTTCAAG GTGCAGGCCCAGCATGACTATGTGGCCACCGACACGGATGAGCTGCAGCTCAAGGCTGGTGACGTGGTGCTGGTGATCCCCTTCCAGAACCCTGAGGAGCAG GATGAAGGCTGGCTCATGGGCGTGAAGGAGAGTGACTGGAACCAGcacaaggagctggagaaatgcCGGGGCGTCTTTCCCGAGAACTTCACCGAGCGGGTTCAGTGA